Proteins from a single region of Aureibacter tunicatorum:
- a CDS encoding chemotaxis protein CheB has product MRSNIISDKINTSYKAVVIGGSAGSFQVVTKILSSIPEDFPLPIVLCLHRLKHVRNGFVEALSIKSVKGVVEPLDKESLVKGKVYLAPANYHLSFELGNSFALSTEDMINNSRPSIDVTFETAAYVFRHKVIGILLSGANKDGAFGMKRLNDRGGLTIVQDPEDCTINTMPLSAMKMSKIDCILSVEEIIRFLNLLYSSYKK; this is encoded by the coding sequence ATGAGGTCGAATATAATATCTGATAAAATTAATACGAGTTACAAAGCTGTTGTTATCGGGGGTTCGGCAGGAAGTTTTCAAGTGGTTACTAAAATTCTGTCAAGCATTCCTGAAGATTTTCCTTTGCCAATCGTATTGTGCTTGCATAGGCTTAAGCATGTAAGAAATGGCTTTGTGGAAGCTCTTTCCATTAAGAGCGTCAAAGGAGTGGTGGAACCTTTGGATAAGGAGTCTTTGGTAAAAGGCAAGGTTTATCTGGCTCCGGCTAATTATCATCTCAGTTTTGAGCTGGGCAATTCGTTTGCCTTGTCAACTGAAGATATGATTAATAATTCCAGACCGTCAATAGATGTAACTTTTGAAACAGCTGCTTATGTGTTTCGTCACAAAGTAATTGGAATTCTATTGTCAGGAGCGAATAAAGATGGAGCTTTTGGCATGAAAAGGTTGAATGACAGAGGAGGATTGACAATTGTTCAGGACCCTGAAGATTGCACAATTAACACAATGCCGCTTTCGGCTATGAAAATGTCAAAAATAGATTGTATATTGAGCGTTGAAGAGATCATTAGATTTTTAAATTTGCTTTACAGTTCCTATAAAAAATAG
- a CDS encoding protein-glutamate O-methyltransferase CheR, giving the protein MQEIEISDIKALAELVHKKYNVDFTNYAMSSFRRRVTRVIDLYRFESVKQLIERVDGDKVFFETFLSEITVNVTEMFRDPSFWRFIREHVIPNILINHKSINIWHAGCSSGEEVFSMAILLEEMNLLDKVRIYATDLDKAILDRAKKGIYSKKKMELNNKNYIRFQGERTLEEYYTLASHNEVKMNSSLLRNVTFKSHDLVKGDQFNKFDLVLCRNVMIYFNQTLQNQVIKSLHKSLFKYGYLAIGSKESLIWCDISNKFIVVNNEEKIFKKIRE; this is encoded by the coding sequence ATGCAGGAGATTGAAATATCAGATATAAAAGCCTTGGCTGAATTGGTGCACAAAAAGTACAATGTGGATTTCACCAATTATGCTATGTCGTCCTTCAGAAGAAGGGTGACGAGGGTGATTGACTTGTATCGATTTGAGTCGGTAAAGCAATTGATAGAACGTGTTGATGGAGATAAGGTGTTTTTCGAAACTTTTCTATCTGAAATTACTGTCAATGTTACTGAGATGTTCCGAGATCCCTCTTTTTGGAGGTTTATTCGAGAGCATGTAATCCCCAATATTCTTATCAATCATAAGTCGATTAATATTTGGCATGCTGGCTGTTCGTCCGGAGAGGAAGTATTTTCTATGGCGATCTTGTTGGAAGAAATGAATTTGCTCGACAAAGTAAGAATTTACGCCACGGATCTAGATAAAGCGATTCTTGATAGAGCTAAAAAAGGTATCTATAGCAAGAAAAAAATGGAGCTTAATAACAAAAATTATATTAGGTTTCAAGGTGAGAGGACATTGGAGGAATATTATACTTTGGCAAGTCATAACGAAGTAAAGATGAATAGTAGCCTGCTAAGGAATGTTACGTTTAAGTCGCATGATTTAGTTAAAGGAGATCAATTCAATAAGTTTGATCTGGTACTTTGTCGTAATGTTATGATTTATTTCAATCAAACGCTGCAAAACCAAGTAATCAAGAGTTTGCATAAGAGTTTGTTCAAGTATGGTTACTTGGCAATAGGTTCTAAAGAATCCTTAATCTGGTGTGATATCTCAAATAAATTCATAGTAGTGAATAATGAAGAGAAAATTTTTAAAAAAATTAGGGAGTAA
- a CDS encoding cytidine deaminase, whose protein sequence is MGNKVEKTIEYNLYNSVEELSAEDQVLWESAKRASESAYSPYSRFCVGAAVLMANGEIVIGSNQENAAYPSGLCAERVAFFSASTLYPNVEIKKVAIVAKRFSENEFVEVSPCGSCRQVMVEYEWKQGKNIEILFQGANNKILKLSNVKTLLPLVFTKDNL, encoded by the coding sequence ATGGGTAACAAAGTGGAAAAAACAATAGAATATAACCTATACAATAGTGTAGAAGAGCTGAGCGCTGAGGATCAAGTGCTTTGGGAAAGTGCTAAAAGAGCTTCCGAATCAGCCTATTCTCCGTATTCACGGTTTTGTGTTGGAGCGGCAGTCTTGATGGCGAATGGTGAGATTGTTATCGGTTCAAATCAAGAGAATGCGGCTTATCCGTCTGGTTTATGCGCGGAAAGAGTAGCATTTTTTTCTGCATCGACTTTATATCCGAATGTTGAAATCAAAAAAGTAGCGATCGTTGCAAAGCGTTTTTCCGAGAATGAATTTGTGGAGGTGAGTCCTTGTGGTAGTTGTCGACAAGTCATGGTCGAGTATGAATGGAAGCAGGGAAAAAATATTGAAATTCTTTTTCAAGGAGCTAATAATAAGATATTGAAATTGTCAAATGTGAAAACCTTGCTGCCATTGGTTTTTACAAAAGATAATTTGTAA